A part of Marinomonas rhizomae genomic DNA contains:
- a CDS encoding GFA family protein → MYKGSCLCGSIQFELHGGITDPIYCHCSLCRKASGSAFVEFRVR, encoded by the coding sequence ATGTACAAAGGCAGTTGTTTGTGTGGCTCTATCCAGTTTGAGCTACATGGTGGAATTACAGATCCTATTTATTGTCACTGCTCACTGTGTCGAAAAGCGAGTGGCAGTGCGTTTGTAGAATTTAGGGTCAGATGA
- a CDS encoding DUF6429 family protein — translation MDIDEDKIDDAALALFHLTLHDDLGHAWKQVDWSITNRLHEKGYIHNPVGKSKSVTLTEEGLAKSEALFKVLFTKAD, via the coding sequence GTGGATATAGATGAAGACAAAATCGATGACGCAGCGCTCGCTCTTTTTCACCTGACTTTGCATGATGATTTGGGGCATGCTTGGAAGCAGGTTGATTGGAGTATAACCAATAGATTGCATGAGAAAGGTTATATTCATAATCCCGTTGGCAAGTCGAAATCGGTGACATTAACCGAGGAAGGGCTGGCGAAATCAGAGGCGTTGTTTAAAGTGCTTTTCACTAAGGCCGATTAA
- a CDS encoding DUF3010 family protein: protein MITCGIEIKGSEVILCLLSKQDGLFQIADCRQTRHTLSNPNDSESVRKFQFMLKKLFEDYKVKRAVIRERPTKGKFAGGAVGFKIEAAIQLIDTVEVDLFSGAKVKDIIQHNPMPIPFKATGLRAFQEGAFTVAYAALSEYIPEA, encoded by the coding sequence ATGATTACTTGTGGTATCGAAATTAAAGGCAGCGAAGTCATTCTTTGCCTTCTGTCTAAGCAAGACGGACTATTCCAAATCGCAGATTGTCGCCAAACTCGACACACACTTAGCAACCCAAACGACAGCGAAAGCGTTCGTAAATTTCAGTTCATGCTGAAAAAACTCTTTGAAGATTACAAAGTGAAAAGAGCCGTTATTCGTGAACGCCCTACAAAAGGCAAATTCGCTGGCGGCGCGGTAGGTTTTAAAATTGAAGCGGCGATCCAATTGATCGATACGGTTGAAGTCGACTTGTTCAGCGGCGCAAAAGTAAAAGACATCATCCAGCACAATCCAATGCCGATTCCATTCAAAGCAACTGGCTTACGTGCATTCCAAGAAGGCGCCTTCACCGTGGCGTATGCTGCGCTGTCAGAATACATTCCTGAAGCGTAA
- a CDS encoding pyridoxal-phosphate-dependent aminotransferase family protein has protein sequence MTASSPMGVPRPQVKSLDEILPHEPLLMMGAGPVPIPERVAKANSVVINHLGSVMAQVIGQVKAMARYVFQTESKWVLGVAGPASAAMEMAVANLLEPGERILCINNGFFSHRMAELATRVGADVHELHVGVHEAADPERVRKAIEETRPKVLTLVQGETSNTVFNHSLEEITKIAKSYGCLVVVDAVCTLSTMPLKMDEWQVDVVITGGQKGLSSIPGVSLLVFSDEAWAAVKNRSKPTVQWCFDAQLAENFWHNDGYHYTAPVSGIMALHEALKLVCEETLEHRFARHLRCSKALQSGIEGMGLSLFIPSESRLNSVVGINIPEGLTAGQICRHISEMYRVEIAGSFGQPIVRIGQMGEQCREHNLFRTLHALGSTMRDLGVKVDQPNGMAEMEAYLQSVPRTLYQVA, from the coding sequence ATGACTGCTTCATCGCCAATGGGTGTTCCTCGTCCCCAGGTGAAATCTTTAGACGAAATTCTTCCTCACGAACCTTTGTTAATGATGGGCGCGGGTCCTGTTCCTATTCCTGAGCGTGTTGCCAAGGCCAACTCTGTGGTGATTAATCATCTTGGCAGTGTCATGGCTCAGGTTATTGGGCAGGTTAAAGCCATGGCGCGTTATGTATTTCAAACAGAGTCTAAATGGGTGCTTGGCGTAGCAGGGCCAGCGTCCGCTGCGATGGAAATGGCGGTGGCTAATCTATTGGAGCCGGGCGAGCGTATTTTATGCATCAATAATGGCTTTTTTAGCCATCGAATGGCGGAATTGGCGACGCGGGTTGGTGCCGATGTTCATGAGTTGCACGTTGGTGTTCATGAAGCGGCAGACCCAGAGCGAGTTCGTAAAGCAATCGAAGAAACTCGTCCTAAAGTGTTAACACTGGTTCAAGGTGAAACATCGAATACCGTGTTTAACCATTCATTGGAAGAAATCACTAAGATCGCTAAGTCTTACGGTTGTTTAGTGGTGGTGGATGCGGTTTGTACGCTCAGCACCATGCCGTTGAAAATGGATGAATGGCAGGTGGATGTGGTAATTACGGGTGGGCAAAAAGGTTTGTCTTCTATTCCGGGTGTTTCACTGCTGGTGTTTTCTGATGAAGCGTGGGCGGCGGTGAAGAACCGTTCCAAGCCAACCGTTCAATGGTGTTTTGATGCGCAGCTAGCGGAAAATTTCTGGCATAACGATGGCTATCATTATACCGCGCCGGTTTCTGGCATTATGGCATTGCATGAAGCATTGAAGTTGGTATGTGAGGAAACTCTTGAACATCGTTTTGCTCGTCATTTGCGTTGTTCAAAAGCCTTGCAATCGGGTATTGAAGGAATGGGGCTGTCATTGTTTATTCCTTCCGAATCTCGTTTGAATTCTGTGGTAGGGATTAACATTCCAGAGGGTTTAACAGCAGGTCAAATTTGCCGACATATTTCAGAAATGTACCGCGTTGAAATCGCTGGGTCATTTGGTCAGCCAATTGTGCGTATTGGTCAGATGGGTGAGCAATGCCGAGAACATAACTTGTTCCGCACTTTGCATGCTCTTGGCAGCACCATGCGCGACTTGGGTGTCAAAGTAGACCAACCAAACGGCATGGCAGAAATGGAAGCCTACTTGCAAAGTGTGCCTCGTACGCTTTACCAAGTGGCTTAA
- the yddG gene encoding aromatic amino acid exporter YddG, giving the protein MTTHSPQATLIGSIAILLWSSLALFTTQANLVPPLLLLTLTFGVASLLFFIVYLVKGELKSSWEKTPKSAIVMGGLGFYFYHFCYFYAFQHAPPVEAGLIAYLWPLLIVLMAGLTKGNSLSWTHLVGAVIAFIGTGIMLQSKGQALEVESNTAYHWTGYAAAFACAFIWSSYSVANRRFQSVPSSAVLWYCLITTLLAGASHLMIEAQSWQTTIDFPTSTWIAVLGLGFGPVGIAFFCWDFGVKKGNLSLLGVLSYTAPALSTAWLGLFTEAQLTTGQIIACLLITAGALFASLMPNKKIPLAVETKGIG; this is encoded by the coding sequence ATGACAACGCATTCACCACAAGCCACCCTAATTGGTAGCATCGCCATTTTACTTTGGAGTAGCCTTGCGCTTTTTACTACACAAGCCAATTTAGTACCGCCATTACTCTTGCTCACCCTCACCTTTGGAGTAGCAAGCCTATTATTTTTTATCGTTTATTTAGTGAAAGGCGAACTAAAGTCATCTTGGGAAAAAACGCCCAAAAGCGCTATTGTCATGGGTGGGCTAGGTTTTTACTTTTATCACTTTTGCTATTTTTACGCCTTCCAACATGCGCCACCGGTGGAAGCGGGCTTAATCGCGTACCTTTGGCCTTTGCTCATTGTATTAATGGCCGGCCTGACAAAAGGCAATTCCCTATCGTGGACGCATTTGGTGGGCGCTGTGATTGCCTTTATCGGCACTGGCATCATGCTGCAATCAAAAGGACAAGCATTAGAAGTGGAAAGTAACACGGCCTACCATTGGACGGGCTACGCCGCCGCATTCGCCTGCGCATTCATTTGGTCCAGCTATTCCGTGGCCAATCGACGTTTTCAAAGCGTTCCATCTAGCGCGGTACTTTGGTATTGCCTAATCACAACACTCCTAGCGGGCGCTTCACACCTTATGATCGAAGCGCAAAGTTGGCAGACCACTATAGATTTCCCTACAAGCACTTGGATTGCCGTTTTAGGATTAGGATTTGGTCCCGTTGGCATCGCTTTTTTCTGTTGGGATTTTGGCGTTAAAAAAGGCAATTTGTCGCTGCTTGGCGTGTTGTCCTATACCGCACCCGCACTATCGACAGCGTGGCTTGGACTTTTCACCGAAGCACAATTAACCACAGGTCAAATCATCGCTTGCCTCTTAATTACAGCGGGTGCCTTATTCGCCAGCTTAATGCCAAACAAAAAAATACCCTTGGCGGTTGAAACCAAGGGTATTGGGTAG
- a CDS encoding Bug family tripartite tricarboxylate transporter substrate binding protein, with protein sequence MLNTISLKSVLISSAVALTMAGQAYAFEPARSGECIAPANPGGGWDFTCRSVGKVLVDEGYFKGNVQTVNMTGAGGGVAFAHTISKRDTDENLIVAASTATTTRLAQGQFPGMNADQVKWVGTLGADYGIIAVGKDSKYTSLTQILDALKKDPGAVKFAGGSASGGWDHLKVLMTAQKANVENLPKVRYLAFSGGSEALVQVVGGHIDAFTGDISEVKGFMDSGDLRVLAVLSEERLPAPFDSIPTAMEQGIDSVAPNWRGFYVPGNASADSYDWWVKTIDELYETKEWKDIMTKNGLMPFHKSGADFTQFVKNQTLDIKILSQDIGLIK encoded by the coding sequence ATGCTTAATACCATTTCTTTGAAGTCTGTTTTAATTTCCAGTGCAGTAGCACTAACTATGGCTGGACAGGCTTACGCCTTCGAACCAGCTCGTAGTGGCGAGTGTATTGCCCCAGCGAACCCAGGTGGTGGGTGGGACTTTACTTGTCGTAGCGTTGGTAAAGTATTAGTTGATGAGGGTTACTTTAAAGGTAACGTTCAGACAGTTAACATGACTGGTGCTGGTGGCGGTGTAGCTTTCGCTCATACGATCAGTAAACGTGATACAGATGAAAACCTAATTGTTGCCGCTAGTACAGCAACAACAACTCGCCTTGCTCAAGGCCAATTCCCAGGCATGAATGCTGACCAAGTTAAATGGGTTGGTACATTAGGCGCAGACTACGGCATTATCGCGGTAGGTAAAGATTCAAAATACACTTCCCTTACACAAATTCTTGATGCACTTAAGAAAGATCCAGGCGCAGTGAAATTCGCTGGTGGTAGTGCTTCTGGTGGTTGGGATCATTTGAAAGTCTTGATGACCGCGCAAAAAGCGAACGTTGAGAATTTACCAAAAGTTCGTTACCTAGCATTCAGCGGTGGTTCTGAAGCCTTAGTTCAAGTTGTTGGTGGTCATATCGATGCGTTCACTGGTGATATTTCTGAAGTGAAAGGCTTCATGGATTCTGGTGATTTACGCGTGCTAGCGGTTCTTTCAGAAGAACGTTTACCAGCACCGTTTGATTCCATCCCAACTGCAATGGAGCAGGGTATTGATTCTGTTGCACCTAACTGGCGTGGTTTTTACGTACCAGGTAATGCAAGTGCAGACTCTTACGATTGGTGGGTAAAAACCATCGACGAGTTGTACGAAACTAAAGAATGGAAAGACATCATGACTAAAAATGGTTTGATGCCATTCCATAAGTCTGGTGCTGACTTTACTCAATTCGTAAAAAACCAAACTTTAGATATCAAAATTTTATCGCAAGACATCGGTCTAATTAAATAA
- a CDS encoding tripartite tricarboxylate transporter TctB family protein: MRINDRVFGMLMLILAVAYGWEATQFPIPFGGQESVGPETFPIMLAIILGISSIYMIVRPDPDEKWAPVAMLIELSVVVLSMLAFAWAIEPIGFIPAAALVVSFLSWRMGASIAKSLITGVSSSLVIFFLFNNVLELALPLGLLEF; the protein is encoded by the coding sequence ATGCGTATTAACGATCGTGTGTTTGGCATGCTAATGCTTATTCTTGCCGTAGCGTACGGCTGGGAAGCAACGCAATTCCCCATTCCTTTTGGCGGACAGGAAAGTGTCGGTCCTGAAACTTTTCCTATTATGCTGGCTATCATTTTAGGTATTAGTTCAATTTATATGATTGTTCGTCCTGACCCAGACGAGAAGTGGGCGCCAGTTGCCATGTTGATCGAACTTAGTGTTGTTGTTCTTTCTATGCTGGCGTTTGCATGGGCCATTGAGCCAATTGGTTTTATACCTGCTGCTGCGTTGGTGGTGAGCTTTTTAAGTTGGCGTATGGGAGCTAGCATTGCTAAGAGTCTTATCACCGGTGTGAGTAGCTCTTTAGTTATCTTTTTCCTTTTCAATAATGTGCTTGAATTAGCACTGCCTCTAGGTCTATTGGAGTTTTAA
- a CDS encoding tripartite tricarboxylate transporter permease: MDTMSLLMQGFAVALTPESIMFAIIGAILGTLIGALPGLGPANGVAILIPLAFSLGLSPTSSLILLTSVYAGAMYGGRISSILLNIPGDEPAMMTCLDGYPMALKGKAAEALAISAIASFIGSFIATIGLVILAPILAKFALKFGPSEYFALFALAFATLGGITGKNQFKTLMAAAIGLMIATVGIDISTGVQRFTFNTLELFEGVDFIIAIVGLFAISELLFFLERHAGDGLKQVAINKLKLSPKDIIKVLPASFRGAVLGFVAGVLPGAGASLGSFISYTLEKRVSDKGEFGKGDPRGVAAPEAGNNGAASGALVPMLTLGVPGSGTTAVLLAMLISLNISPGPMLFQQNADLVWGVIAAMFVGNLVLLLLNIPMVGIFVKLLSIPPKYLMPIVTLIASVGIYSVSHSALDLYFMIGFGVLGYIFRKVDIPLVPIILGMLLGPEMEKSLRHALVLSDGDWSVLFNSGLSIGLWTVAILGLVLPIVVGPIVRAKMKKSKDAVKDV, from the coding sequence ATGGATACTATGAGCTTATTAATGCAAGGCTTTGCGGTTGCGCTTACGCCAGAAAGCATTATGTTTGCCATTATCGGTGCCATTTTAGGTACTTTGATTGGCGCATTGCCGGGTCTTGGCCCTGCAAATGGTGTGGCCATTTTGATTCCTTTGGCGTTCAGCTTAGGTTTGTCGCCAACCTCATCTCTTATCTTGCTAACGTCTGTTTATGCGGGTGCCATGTATGGCGGTCGTATTTCGTCTATCCTGTTGAATATTCCAGGTGACGAGCCAGCGATGATGACTTGTCTAGATGGTTATCCAATGGCACTAAAAGGCAAAGCGGCAGAAGCCTTGGCTATTTCTGCGATTGCCTCTTTTATTGGTAGCTTTATTGCCACTATTGGTCTGGTTATTCTTGCACCAATTTTAGCAAAATTTGCATTGAAATTTGGTCCATCTGAATACTTTGCTTTGTTTGCACTGGCTTTTGCAACTTTGGGCGGTATTACGGGTAAAAACCAATTCAAAACCCTAATGGCGGCGGCGATTGGTTTGATGATCGCCACAGTCGGCATTGATATCTCAACGGGCGTACAACGCTTTACGTTTAATACGCTTGAGTTGTTTGAAGGTGTTGATTTCATTATTGCGATTGTTGGTTTGTTTGCGATCAGTGAGTTGTTGTTTTTCTTAGAACGTCACGCTGGTGATGGTCTAAAACAAGTGGCAATCAATAAGCTTAAATTATCGCCAAAAGACATCATTAAGGTGCTTCCTGCTTCTTTCCGCGGTGCAGTGCTTGGTTTCGTTGCGGGTGTATTGCCTGGCGCGGGTGCTTCTTTGGGTAGCTTTATTAGTTACACTTTGGAAAAACGTGTATCCGATAAAGGCGAATTTGGTAAAGGTGATCCGCGTGGTGTTGCGGCTCCTGAAGCAGGTAATAATGGCGCGGCATCTGGTGCGCTTGTTCCAATGTTGACTTTGGGTGTTCCGGGTAGTGGTACGACAGCGGTTCTGTTAGCGATGTTGATTTCTTTGAACATCTCTCCTGGTCCTATGTTGTTCCAACAAAACGCCGATCTTGTTTGGGGTGTAATCGCGGCGATGTTTGTGGGTAACCTTGTGTTGCTACTGCTAAACATTCCAATGGTTGGTATCTTTGTTAAGTTGCTGAGCATTCCACCTAAATACTTGATGCCGATTGTTACCTTGATTGCATCTGTGGGTATTTATTCTGTGAGCCATAGTGCACTTGATTTGTACTTCATGATTGGTTTTGGTGTTTTAGGTTATATTTTCCGTAAGGTTGACATTCCACTAGTTCCTATCATTTTGGGTATGTTGCTTGGGCCTGAAATGGAGAAAAGTCTTCGTCATGCATTGGTGTTATCTGATGGTGATTGGTCTGTACTTTTCAACAGTGGTTTGAGTATTGGTTTGTGGACTGTTGCGATACTTGGTTTGGTTCTACCTATTGTTGTGGGCCCGATTGTTCGCGCTAAAATGAAGAAATCAAAAGACGCTGTTAAAGACGTGTAA
- a CDS encoding response regulator transcription factor — protein sequence MRILVVEDTQVLGQAICERLTSLGHGVDLIGDGKRADELLKYQPVDLILLDLNLPGLSGLQLLQKLRQRDDDTPVLILTARDQIEDRIRLLDAGADDYLTKPFDFGELEARCRALLRRKQGYAANVTEHGNILVNRDSRQVFIDGELTAITNREFRLLEIFLGHLGRVLSKDELTDHLFNFNETPGPNAIELYVGRLRKKMGQGDLVISTLRGIGYVAEIAKPSNS from the coding sequence ATGCGAATTCTGGTGGTAGAAGATACTCAGGTCTTAGGGCAAGCGATCTGTGAGCGATTAACAAGCCTAGGACATGGCGTTGATTTAATCGGAGATGGTAAGCGAGCTGACGAGTTATTAAAGTATCAGCCTGTCGATTTAATACTTCTTGATCTTAACTTGCCCGGCTTGTCTGGACTGCAATTATTGCAAAAACTGCGTCAACGTGATGATGACACGCCAGTATTAATTTTAACGGCTCGGGATCAGATAGAAGATCGTATACGCTTGCTCGATGCCGGAGCGGATGATTACCTTACTAAGCCATTTGATTTTGGTGAGCTGGAAGCGCGTTGTCGGGCGTTATTGCGTCGCAAGCAAGGTTATGCCGCCAATGTCACTGAACACGGCAACATCCTTGTTAACCGAGACAGTCGTCAGGTTTTTATTGATGGTGAGCTAACCGCCATTACTAACCGTGAGTTTCGCTTATTGGAAATATTCCTTGGCCACTTAGGTCGTGTATTAAGCAAAGACGAACTGACCGACCATCTATTTAACTTTAATGAAACGCCTGGGCCTAACGCGATTGAGCTCTATGTGGGACGTCTAAGAAAGAAAATGGGGCAAGGTGATTTGGTCATTAGCACCCTAAGAGGAATTGGTTATGTGGCAGAAATCGCCAAACCATCAAACTCTTAG
- a CDS encoding sensor histidine kinase — protein sequence MWQKSPNHQTLSEAEEKKALANAPSLRFRFILAGVLVIGIIAGLAINLIFDYSQKLADLSYDRLLRSALLQMDENVGLIRNEVSIDIPWSAFATLAQAEEDRVFYKVESLEQGFITGYQDLDTQPPQPPVLDKIQFYNQEYSGEMVRFAWVQRHITDPETAQTVRIILGQTRLSREQMASAVTQKAVEVVVFIALVAITLIIIGSHLVLRPLHRIERALEDRAMGDLTPIDINTPKETHHLKVAINHFMERLQTNLEQLENYTADAAHQLRTPLASLRALAENARDNTSPERQYQALENIVKQCDTLSQTVTLLLNQAVVSHRLQTHRLEPIDLLAPIAASCREQAVTALHQRVQLSLDCELKESMILGDAFSIQQMMQNLIENAVRYSRVDVAHATEVIVQVEEFERFYRIKVIDYGDGIPDLEKERVFERFYRGRYDIAGSGVGLAMVKDIVDHHAARIQILDTEPKGTTFQVDFAKLRFEDTV from the coding sequence ATGTGGCAGAAATCGCCAAACCATCAAACTCTTAGTGAAGCGGAGGAAAAAAAAGCCTTAGCAAACGCGCCTTCGCTACGTTTTCGTTTTATTCTTGCGGGTGTTTTGGTTATCGGGATCATTGCTGGCTTGGCGATTAATTTAATTTTTGATTATAGCCAGAAGCTTGCCGATTTATCTTATGACCGTTTATTGCGCAGTGCCTTGCTGCAAATGGACGAAAACGTTGGCTTGATACGCAATGAAGTCAGCATCGATATTCCATGGTCGGCGTTTGCTACTTTGGCGCAAGCGGAAGAAGATCGTGTTTTCTATAAGGTTGAGAGCTTGGAGCAGGGTTTTATTACCGGCTATCAAGATCTAGATACTCAACCACCTCAACCTCCGGTTTTAGACAAAATACAATTTTATAATCAGGAATACTCTGGTGAAATGGTTCGCTTTGCATGGGTCCAGCGCCATATTACCGACCCTGAAACAGCGCAAACTGTGCGTATTATTTTAGGTCAAACTCGATTATCAAGAGAGCAAATGGCTTCCGCGGTGACTCAAAAAGCCGTCGAGGTGGTGGTGTTTATTGCCTTGGTTGCTATCACGTTAATTATCATTGGTAGTCATCTTGTTTTAAGGCCATTGCATCGCATCGAGCGAGCTTTAGAAGATCGTGCCATGGGAGACCTTACACCCATTGATATTAATACGCCCAAGGAAACTCATCACTTAAAAGTTGCCATTAACCATTTTATGGAACGTCTACAGACTAACCTTGAACAATTGGAAAATTACACCGCGGATGCGGCTCATCAATTACGCACTCCATTAGCCAGTCTCAGGGCGTTGGCTGAAAATGCGCGAGATAACACATCACCAGAAAGGCAATATCAGGCATTGGAAAACATTGTTAAGCAGTGTGATACCTTGAGCCAAACCGTCACTTTATTGCTAAATCAGGCTGTCGTTTCCCATCGTTTGCAAACGCACAGATTAGAGCCGATCGATTTGTTGGCTCCGATTGCGGCGTCTTGTCGGGAGCAGGCTGTGACTGCGCTTCATCAAAGGGTTCAGCTTTCTCTAGATTGCGAGTTGAAAGAGAGCATGATCTTAGGTGATGCATTTTCAATTCAGCAAATGATGCAAAACCTTATTGAAAACGCGGTGCGATATAGCAGAGTAGATGTTGCTCATGCCACAGAGGTGATTGTGCAGGTGGAAGAGTTTGAACGTTTCTATCGAATTAAGGTGATTGATTATGGTGATGGCATTCCTGATTTAGAAAAAGAGCGTGTGTTCGAACGTTTTTATCGAGGCCGTTATGATATTGCTGGAAGTGGCGTTGGTTTGGCCATGGTGAAAGACATTGTGGATCATCACGCAGCAAGAATTCAAATATTGGATACGGAGCCGAAAGGCACGACTTTTCAAGTGGATTTTGCCAAGCTTAGATTTGAGGATACGGTATGA
- a CDS encoding ABC transporter substrate-binding protein, producing MKRVFFWLVLVTFNATRLWATEPVWFGNENAQRVLFIHSAMDLASFEPILKEFVTLHPDVRVAYRDVNTLELYYLTIKEQKKPEASLVISSAMDLHLKLVNDGYAQTYQSSFTDRLSSNFKWRNQLFAFSLEPIVMLVNKKEFPGDLPEDRQSLLQTIRQNEKAMTKRIGTYDIRQSGVGYLLASQDARQADVTWGRLLEAFGSHDVQTYCCTHDIIDDVASGKLVLGYNLLGSYASQRAQEDDRLKMILPKDYTLMLMRAALIPRGAPNVEDAGMFLDFLLSDQAQKMMQTQGLLFPIQPDRNNPNDPYVVNAPGPTGIIELDQQLLVGRDYAKQKRFIRNWEMALEISEED from the coding sequence ATGAAACGGGTTTTCTTCTGGCTAGTTCTTGTCACTTTTAATGCAACAAGGTTGTGGGCGACAGAGCCTGTTTGGTTTGGTAATGAGAATGCTCAGCGAGTTTTGTTTATTCATTCAGCGATGGACTTGGCTTCGTTTGAACCGATTTTAAAAGAATTTGTCACTCTTCATCCGGATGTTCGAGTGGCCTATCGAGATGTTAATACGCTCGAGTTGTATTACCTCACCATTAAGGAGCAAAAAAAGCCAGAAGCCAGCTTGGTCATCAGTAGTGCTATGGATTTGCACCTTAAATTGGTGAACGATGGGTATGCGCAAACGTATCAATCGAGTTTTACTGATCGCTTATCGAGTAACTTTAAATGGCGAAATCAGCTGTTTGCGTTTTCCCTTGAACCGATTGTGATGTTGGTAAATAAAAAAGAATTCCCCGGTGATTTGCCTGAAGACCGTCAGTCATTGTTGCAAACCATTCGACAAAATGAAAAAGCCATGACGAAGCGTATTGGTACTTATGACATTCGTCAAAGTGGTGTCGGTTATTTATTGGCAAGCCAAGATGCGCGTCAAGCAGATGTGACCTGGGGGCGCTTGCTAGAAGCCTTTGGTAGTCATGATGTGCAAACTTATTGTTGTACGCACGATATTATTGACGATGTTGCGTCAGGAAAATTGGTGTTGGGTTATAACTTGCTAGGCTCTTACGCATCACAGCGAGCTCAAGAAGATGACAGATTGAAAATGATCCTGCCGAAAGATTATACGCTTATGTTAATGCGTGCTGCTTTGATTCCTAGAGGCGCGCCAAACGTAGAAGATGCCGGAATGTTTTTGGATTTTTTGTTGTCTGATCAGGCGCAGAAAATGATGCAAACTCAAGGTTTGCTGTTTCCTATACAACCCGATAGGAACAACCCAAATGACCCTTATGTGGTGAACGCGCCGGGGCCAACGGGGATTATTGAATTGGATCAGCAGTTATTGGTAGGGCGTGATTATGCAAAGCAGAAACGTTTTATACGTAACTGGGAAATGGCGTTGGAAATTAGTGAAGAGGATTAG
- a CDS encoding AraC family transcriptional regulator, with amino-acid sequence MRDLIEVITYKDTANAHSHGHTQIVLPLSGRLVLDVENRQQAVQFGQACLISTNQAHTHLAREDNHCLILNSLPAWNHEIESANNFVELNTQAKAYLPFLSSLIGESHNLLKTQQALNLLEHLLPIPQEKIRQADTRLAKAKHRLDNNFQESWGLAELAADVHLSPSQLTVLFKRHLKMTPKQYLQQRRLEEAKLWLRSTNKSLDYIAHKVGISDASALVRLFTKHYQMTPGSYRTNPLH; translated from the coding sequence ATGCGAGATCTCATAGAAGTCATTACCTATAAAGACACGGCAAATGCCCATTCGCATGGTCATACTCAAATCGTACTGCCGCTTTCTGGTCGGCTTGTGTTGGATGTCGAAAACCGCCAGCAAGCGGTTCAATTTGGACAAGCCTGCCTGATTTCTACAAACCAAGCACATACCCATCTCGCAAGAGAAGACAACCACTGCTTGATACTTAATTCACTTCCCGCATGGAATCACGAGATTGAAAGCGCCAACAACTTTGTCGAGCTAAACACGCAAGCCAAAGCTTACTTACCATTTCTATCCAGCTTAATTGGTGAGTCTCATAACCTGCTTAAAACTCAACAAGCATTAAATTTACTGGAACATTTATTACCCATTCCGCAAGAGAAAATACGGCAGGCAGACACTCGCTTAGCCAAAGCCAAACACCGGCTCGATAATAACTTTCAGGAATCTTGGGGATTAGCAGAACTTGCCGCCGACGTGCATTTAAGTCCGAGTCAGTTAACCGTTTTATTCAAGCGACATCTAAAAATGACACCGAAACAATACTTACAACAGCGTCGTTTAGAAGAAGCCAAACTCTGGTTAAGGTCGACGAATAAAAGCCTAGATTACATCGCCCATAAAGTAGGAATAAGCGATGCCAGTGCTCTTGTTCGATTATTCACCAAACACTATCAGATGACACCGGGAAGCTATCGAACTAATCCTCTTCACTAA
- a CDS encoding methylamine utilization protein has translation MRYLFALVFIFSLPSAWAEMTLTVLDQDNLPVSDAVVIVSNKAVSTPSAVAVMDQIDESFVPRVLVVQKGQYVSFPNSDDIRHHVYSFSQPKTFEIKLYKGTEIAPILFDKAGLVVLGCNIHDDMIGYIIVADNTFALKTDKDGKVRIPAKSGDSVSLWSERFIEGVNAVKQITISSNVEQSVSLELLPPIETMDHSMHQGFGKKKWSK, from the coding sequence ATGCGTTATTTGTTTGCTCTAGTGTTTATATTTTCCCTGCCAAGTGCATGGGCAGAGATGACATTGACGGTTCTAGATCAAGATAATCTTCCTGTATCTGATGCGGTTGTTATTGTATCCAACAAAGCGGTCAGCACGCCAAGTGCGGTTGCTGTAATGGATCAGATCGATGAGTCTTTTGTGCCGCGAGTATTAGTTGTGCAGAAAGGGCAATACGTTAGTTTTCCTAATAGTGATGATATTCGTCATCACGTTTATAGCTTTTCTCAGCCAAAAACCTTTGAAATTAAGCTTTATAAAGGCACCGAAATTGCCCCGATCTTGTTTGATAAAGCCGGTCTCGTGGTGCTCGGATGTAACATACATGACGACATGATTGGTTACATTATCGTTGCTGATAATACCTTTGCACTGAAAACAGACAAAGACGGTAAAGTACGAATCCCAGCTAAAAGTGGTGATAGTGTTTCTTTGTGGAGTGAGCGATTTATTGAAGGTGTGAATGCAGTTAAGCAGATCACTATCTCAAGTAATGTAGAACAAAGTGTTTCATTGGAGCTTTTGCCTCCTATTGAGACAATGGACCACTCTATGCACCAAGGGTTTGGCAAGAAGAAGTGGTCAAAGTGA